The following proteins are co-located in the Acidicapsa acidisoli genome:
- the rsmI gene encoding 16S rRNA (cytidine(1402)-2'-O)-methyltransferase: MREPDQLDESETETSNSTDRRLAPGLYLVGTPIGNLEDITLRALRVLRQADRIACEDTRQTQKLLNHFQIATPTVSLHLHNERERSAELISALESGQRIAVVSDAGMPGISDPGGWLTQAAIEARIPVYPIPGANAAVSALVASGLSTAEFQFLGFLPEKAGARRTRLEDLAKSPGSADNAAPKTLIFYEAPHRILETLADLESVWGPVLRVVVARELTKLHEEFLRGTVQEVKANLAARDRVRGEITLLVEAVPLTPETESRSLLVRLQQLEAEGMTEKDALKHLARESGQGKSDLYRELQRERAKGHPAGNRAPKRG; this comes from the coding sequence GTGCGTGAACCCGATCAACTCGACGAATCGGAGACCGAGACCTCAAACTCCACAGACCGCCGACTCGCGCCCGGCCTCTACCTCGTCGGCACGCCCATCGGCAACCTCGAAGACATCACCCTCCGCGCCCTGCGCGTCCTGCGCCAGGCCGACCGCATCGCCTGCGAAGACACCCGCCAGACGCAGAAGCTGCTCAACCACTTCCAGATCGCGACGCCAACCGTAAGCCTGCACCTGCACAACGAGCGCGAGCGATCCGCCGAGCTAATCTCTGCTCTTGAATCCGGCCAGCGCATCGCAGTCGTCTCCGACGCCGGAATGCCCGGCATCAGCGACCCCGGAGGCTGGCTTACGCAGGCGGCAATCGAGGCCAGAATCCCGGTCTACCCCATTCCCGGAGCCAACGCCGCAGTCAGCGCGTTGGTCGCCTCCGGTCTTTCCACCGCCGAGTTCCAGTTCCTCGGCTTTCTACCTGAAAAAGCCGGGGCCCGCCGCACCCGCCTCGAAGATCTGGCAAAATCCCCCGGCTCCGCCGACAATGCCGCGCCGAAAACGCTGATCTTCTACGAAGCCCCGCATCGCATTTTGGAAACTCTGGCCGACCTCGAATCCGTCTGGGGCCCGGTGCTGCGCGTCGTTGTCGCCCGCGAACTTACCAAGCTCCACGAGGAATTCCTTCGCGGCACGGTGCAGGAAGTGAAAGCCAATCTCGCGGCCCGAGACCGTGTCCGCGGCGAAATCACCCTCCTTGTCGAAGCCGTTCCGCTCACCCCGGAAACAGAATCGCGCAGCCTGCTCGTCCGCCTCCAGCAACTCGAAGCCGAAGGCATGACCGAAAAAGATGCCCTCAAACACCTCGCCCGCGAATCCGGTCAAGGCAAGAGTGACCTCTACCGCGAGTTACAACGGGAGCGCGCCAAAGGGCACCCCGCCGGCAATCGCGCTCCAAAGAGAGGCTGA
- a CDS encoding CBS domain-containing protein — translation MPWVSLSRPGFPNSTAADPRIYADQLRYAATLRADGNGYIQGVISRSFQVAKPEDTLGAIIRRITAGRGLRLIPVAEGERIVGMVSVQNLRATCPCSPSSAKSNAWNPETSFG, via the coding sequence GTGCCCTGGGTCTCGCTTTCGAGACCCGGTTTCCCAAATTCTACCGCTGCAGATCCGCGAATTTATGCTGACCAGCTTCGCTACGCTGCCACCCTCCGCGCCGACGGCAACGGCTACATCCAGGGCGTCATCTCCCGCAGCTTCCAGGTCGCCAAACCCGAAGACACGCTAGGAGCCATCATCCGCCGCATCACTGCAGGCCGCGGCCTTAGGCTGATCCCCGTAGCCGAAGGCGAACGCATCGTAGGCATGGTCAGCGTCCAGAACCTGAGAGCTACATGTCCCTGCTCGCCGAGCAGCGCAAAATCGAACGCCTGGAATCCGGAAACTAGCTTCGGCTGA
- a CDS encoding sugar phosphate isomerase/epimerase family protein, which translates to MQNIKPMQIGLVFWADQNAESVLRQLQDLELNCGQLGVPPELHCETALDDWKISLNKWQVHVTSAVCSYAGEDYSTLETIHQTVGFTAQHLRAERIARTKEVSKFAHSLGIPALSCHVGFIPTNPKEALYGELSDLTKLICDHCASHGQDFVLETGQEPADVLLAFIKHVDRQNLKVNFDPANMIIYASGDPLAALDLLSPHVLSVHCKDARFPLAGDSTHLGKECALGDGEVNFPAFLQQLETMNYQGALSIEREEPNIEKRLADINTGILRLKQWKSNPEL; encoded by the coding sequence GTGCAAAATATAAAACCGATGCAGATTGGGCTGGTGTTTTGGGCCGACCAGAATGCGGAATCTGTTCTTCGCCAGCTTCAAGACCTTGAGCTGAATTGCGGACAACTCGGTGTCCCTCCGGAATTGCATTGCGAAACGGCTCTCGACGATTGGAAGATAAGCCTGAACAAATGGCAGGTTCATGTGACCAGCGCCGTGTGCTCCTATGCGGGCGAAGACTATTCGACCCTGGAAACCATTCATCAAACAGTAGGCTTTACTGCGCAACATCTAAGAGCGGAGCGAATTGCGAGAACAAAAGAAGTATCTAAATTCGCTCATAGTTTAGGCATTCCGGCTCTTTCCTGCCACGTCGGTTTCATTCCTACCAATCCGAAGGAAGCACTGTACGGAGAACTCAGCGATCTAACCAAACTGATCTGCGACCACTGTGCAAGTCATGGTCAGGACTTTGTTCTGGAAACCGGACAGGAACCTGCGGACGTCCTGCTCGCATTTATCAAGCACGTAGACCGGCAAAATCTGAAGGTTAATTTCGATCCGGCGAATATGATCATCTATGCCTCTGGCGATCCACTGGCTGCACTTGATCTCCTAAGTCCCCACGTCCTCTCAGTTCATTGCAAGGACGCTCGTTTTCCGCTTGCAGGCGACAGCACTCATCTCGGCAAGGAATGCGCGCTGGGCGATGGAGAAGTAAATTTCCCCGCCTTTCTGCAGCAACTCGAAACGATGAATTACCAGGGCGCGCTGAGCATTGAGCGGGAAGAACCGAATATCGAGAAGAGACTGGCCGATATCAATACCGGGATATTGCGGTTAAAGCAGTGGAAGTCAAATCCGGAACTATGA
- a CDS encoding 3-keto-disaccharide hydrolase — translation MLVAQDKVKLPGEDWLSLFNGSDLTGWSKVGNESWTVEDGLIHGKGLTKDYGYLETVKKYKNFQLSLRFKCVGDGNSGVFFHSAFKPGTADVTQGMQFEIDCKMMHHTAGVYAEDGREWVAWPAPENEGVVRMGEWNDYLLEVVGNRYRSRLNGVEMVDFTDPKPSSFDGTIALQLHAGGQGNMEFKDIWIRDLSAR, via the coding sequence ATGTTAGTTGCTCAGGATAAGGTCAAGTTACCGGGCGAGGATTGGCTCTCTCTCTTCAACGGCTCCGATCTTACTGGCTGGTCAAAAGTCGGCAACGAGAGTTGGACCGTCGAGGACGGGCTCATTCACGGCAAAGGACTCACCAAAGATTATGGATATCTGGAAACCGTAAAGAAGTATAAGAATTTTCAACTCTCGCTGCGGTTTAAATGCGTCGGCGATGGCAACAGCGGCGTATTTTTTCACTCCGCATTCAAGCCGGGCACAGCGGATGTAACCCAAGGCATGCAATTCGAGATCGATTGCAAGATGATGCATCACACCGCTGGTGTTTATGCGGAAGACGGACGCGAATGGGTAGCCTGGCCCGCTCCGGAAAATGAAGGCGTAGTGCGCATGGGCGAGTGGAACGACTATCTTCTCGAAGTCGTCGGCAACCGCTACAGATCCCGTCTGAATGGCGTCGAAATGGTGGACTTTACCGACCCCAAGCCAAGCTCCTTCGATGGAACCATCGCGCTCCAGCTGCACGCAGGCGGCCAGGGCAACATGGAGTTCAAGGATATCTGGATTCGGGATCTCTCTGCACGATAA
- a CDS encoding CBS domain-containing protein, with translation MGVEIRIHTFFVMLAVVCLLFANAVGVSATAGLGLWFLIAGAVAVRETARLITAAWLGLRLRTVLLLPIGGLFAYANPESQEIANSGSAQYALALSGPIANLATALVLAATVTGASGGFSLFAAPFVSPTALIRSMVWLQAFLGALHFLPAYPLDAGRLLRSGIARTHGQTPASRALVGLGQLLALGAIFVGFFLHDPILPAAGFFIFIGAQLEDQGIFFQSVVDTVQMREVMLTDFATLSPSDTLADALVRCVHSLQEDFPVVRGSQLVGIVNRQRIVETLRADGNGYIQGVMSRSFQVAKPEDTLGAIIRRITAGRGLTLIPVAEGERIVGMVSVQNLMTSMSLLAEQRKIERLESGS, from the coding sequence ATGGGCGTCGAAATTCGCATCCACACCTTTTTTGTGATGCTGGCCGTCGTCTGCCTGCTCTTTGCCAACGCCGTCGGCGTCAGCGCTACTGCCGGCCTCGGCCTGTGGTTTCTGATCGCGGGCGCAGTTGCCGTGCGCGAAACCGCGCGGCTGATTACCGCAGCATGGCTCGGCCTGCGGCTGCGAACCGTGCTGCTGCTGCCCATCGGCGGCCTCTTTGCCTACGCCAACCCGGAAAGCCAGGAGATAGCCAACTCCGGCAGCGCGCAATACGCTCTCGCGCTCTCTGGACCCATCGCCAACCTGGCCACGGCGCTGGTGCTGGCTGCAACCGTCACCGGCGCCAGCGGAGGCTTCTCGCTCTTTGCAGCGCCTTTTGTCTCTCCCACCGCGCTGATCCGCAGCATGGTCTGGCTGCAGGCATTCCTCGGCGCGCTTCATTTTCTCCCCGCCTATCCCCTCGACGCCGGCCGGCTGCTGCGCAGCGGAATTGCCCGCACCCACGGACAAACCCCGGCCAGCCGTGCCCTCGTCGGGCTGGGGCAGTTGCTGGCTCTCGGCGCGATCTTCGTCGGATTCTTCCTGCACGACCCAATTCTCCCGGCCGCGGGCTTCTTCATTTTCATCGGCGCGCAGCTTGAAGATCAGGGCATCTTCTTCCAGTCCGTCGTCGACACCGTGCAGATGCGCGAAGTCATGCTCACCGACTTCGCCACGCTCTCGCCCTCCGACACGCTGGCCGACGCGCTAGTCCGCTGCGTCCACTCCTTGCAGGAAGATTTCCCCGTCGTCCGCGGGTCGCAGCTGGTGGGCATCGTAAACCGCCAGCGCATCGTCGAAACCCTTCGCGCCGACGGCAACGGCTACATCCAGGGCGTCATGTCCCGCAGCTTCCAGGTCGCCAAACCCGAAGACACGCTGGGAGCGATCATCCGCCGCATCACCGCAGGCCGCGGCCTCACGCTGATCCCGGTAGCCGAAGGCGAACGCATCGTTGGCATGGTCAGCGTGCAGAACCTGATGACATCGATGTCCCTGCTGGCCGAACAGCGCAAAATCGAACGCCTGGAATCCGGCAGCTAA
- the rsmD gene encoding 16S rRNA (guanine(966)-N(2))-methyltransferase RsmD: MRVIAGSLRSRPLLAPAGLDTRPTADRLRETLFNVLTNGAVNRVAGAAFLDLYAGSGAVGIEALSRGAALVTFVEQGAPALAVLKKNLDSLGLGSSGLRGGGLRVEKRSVGRFLRNVERTALGSFGVVFLDPPYDLAEEYATTLGLLGGECAALLAPGALVVAEHRRKQPLAESYGGLRRTRLLEQGDAGLSFYEVAPAAPHVV; this comes from the coding sequence ATGCGAGTCATTGCGGGGAGTCTTCGATCTCGGCCACTGCTGGCTCCGGCGGGGCTGGACACGCGTCCCACGGCGGACCGGTTGCGGGAGACGCTGTTTAACGTCCTGACCAACGGCGCGGTGAATCGCGTAGCGGGCGCGGCGTTTTTGGATTTGTATGCGGGGTCGGGAGCCGTGGGGATCGAGGCGCTCAGTCGTGGGGCGGCTTTGGTGACCTTTGTCGAACAGGGCGCTCCGGCGCTGGCTGTTCTGAAGAAAAATCTCGACAGTCTTGGTCTGGGTAGTTCGGGCCTGCGCGGCGGAGGTCTCCGGGTTGAGAAGCGCAGTGTCGGACGGTTTCTGCGCAATGTGGAGAGAACTGCACTGGGATCGTTTGGTGTCGTTTTTCTCGATCCGCCATATGATCTGGCGGAAGAATATGCGACGACACTGGGGCTGCTTGGCGGCGAATGCGCGGCGCTGCTCGCGCCGGGGGCGCTGGTGGTTGCGGAGCATCGGCGCAAGCAGCCGCTTGCGGAGAGCTATGGCGGTCTTAGACGAACGCGGCTTCTGGAGCAGGGCGACGCGGGGCTGAGTTTTTACGAAGTTGCGCCAGCGGCCCCGCACGTCGTGTAA
- a CDS encoding 3-deoxy-D-manno-octulosonic acid transferase, which produces MILFLYNVGLLLALVVSAPWWLWRMATTRKYREGLRERLGGVPARIWERQLDAVGGASVSRPVIWIHAVSVGEVLAVTRLVAELDAELPQFRVMISTTTRTGQALARERFGAERVFYCPLDLPWAVRAYFKVLQPRMLVLAETEFWPNLLSCCFRRGIPVVVVNARISDRSWPRYQRLRSLWQPFLSRLAAVLAQSEVDAERLCVLGCVPDRVTVSGNLKFDVRVGDEAAATSLIRKLTGDLRLVVAGSTLEGEEAMLLAAWPELLDAEPNLAMVLAPRHPERFAAGAEVLERARFPWRRRSRIGERELASGEIVLLDSIGELASVYSLAAVAFVGGSLVPAGGHNPLEPAQFGVPVVMGEHYGNFRAIVEAMRAQDAMVIAPADELAEAISSVLGDTAAARALGDRGRRVFEEQAGATKRSVVVIKRLLGEEGAA; this is translated from the coding sequence ATGATTCTTTTCCTTTATAACGTGGGACTGCTGTTGGCGCTGGTGGTCAGCGCGCCGTGGTGGCTTTGGCGGATGGCGACAACGCGGAAGTACCGCGAGGGGCTGCGCGAACGTCTGGGCGGGGTTCCAGCGCGCATTTGGGAACGGCAATTGGACGCGGTTGGGGGTGCTTCTGTAAGCAGACCCGTGATATGGATTCATGCTGTTTCGGTCGGCGAGGTGCTGGCAGTGACTCGCCTGGTTGCGGAGCTGGACGCTGAACTTCCGCAGTTTCGAGTCATGATTTCTACGACAACCAGGACCGGGCAGGCACTGGCCCGCGAGCGTTTCGGCGCGGAGCGGGTTTTCTATTGCCCGCTGGATCTGCCGTGGGCCGTTCGTGCGTATTTCAAGGTGTTGCAGCCGCGCATGCTGGTGCTCGCGGAGACGGAATTCTGGCCGAATCTGCTGAGTTGTTGTTTTCGGCGTGGGATTCCGGTGGTGGTGGTGAATGCGCGGATTTCGGATCGTTCGTGGCCTCGCTACCAGCGTCTGCGCTCGCTTTGGCAGCCGTTTTTGAGCCGTCTAGCTGCCGTGCTGGCGCAGTCCGAGGTCGATGCCGAGCGTTTGTGCGTGCTTGGGTGCGTGCCGGATCGGGTGACGGTGAGCGGAAACCTGAAATTTGATGTACGGGTCGGGGACGAAGCGGCGGCTACGAGCCTGATTCGGAAGCTGACTGGCGATTTGCGGCTGGTTGTGGCTGGGAGCACGCTGGAGGGTGAGGAAGCGATGTTGCTGGCGGCGTGGCCGGAGCTTTTAGATGCTGAGCCTAATCTGGCGATGGTGCTGGCGCCGCGCCATCCGGAACGGTTTGCGGCGGGGGCGGAGGTGTTGGAACGCGCAAGGTTCCCTTGGAGGCGCCGATCGAGGATCGGAGAGCGGGAGCTGGCTTCTGGTGAGATTGTTCTCCTCGATTCCATCGGCGAGCTGGCTTCGGTGTATTCGCTGGCTGCTGTGGCGTTTGTCGGCGGGAGCCTCGTGCCGGCGGGCGGCCACAATCCGCTGGAGCCTGCGCAGTTTGGCGTGCCGGTGGTGATGGGCGAGCATTACGGCAATTTCCGGGCGATTGTTGAGGCTATGCGGGCGCAGGATGCGATGGTCATCGCGCCAGCGGACGAATTGGCCGAGGCCATTTCGTCTGTGCTCGGCGACACAGCGGCTGCGCGTGCTTTGGGGGATCGTGGACGGAGGGTCTTTGAGGAGCAGGCAGGCGCTACGAAGCGCTCGGTTGTGGTGATCAAGAGGCTTCTGGGCGAGGAGGGTGCGGCATGA
- the lpxK gene encoding tetraacyldisaccharide 4'-kinase: protein MKRPWLLPLMPLYAAGLAMRMAGFGLGLLPLRRLRWPVISVGNLSAGGTGKTPFTIALAKLLLREGIHVDVLSRGYGRQSTEVGRVNAGGSAEQFGDEPLLIAREAGVPVYVGAQRWLAGELAEKEAADEIGVHLLDDGFQHRQLVRLADIVLVNSEDLEDRLLPVGNLREGLGALRRARVLAVAQGDDAAVDSLQKLGLGPLIGQQVWRFRREMIVPEIPESLAAQPFVAFCGIARPEQFFSGLVQQGFQIAEKRVFPDHHPYIADDVEALYQIARATGSGALVTTAKDLVRLASLGTALDEVLPIYAVDLRVVFEDEAGVAAWLLGVLGR from the coding sequence ATGAAGCGTCCCTGGCTCTTGCCCCTGATGCCGCTCTACGCGGCGGGGCTGGCGATGCGCATGGCGGGATTCGGGCTGGGATTGCTGCCGTTGCGGCGGTTGCGCTGGCCGGTGATCAGTGTCGGCAATTTGTCTGCCGGAGGGACGGGAAAGACGCCGTTTACCATCGCGCTGGCCAAATTGCTGCTACGGGAGGGAATCCACGTCGATGTGCTCTCGCGTGGGTACGGGCGCCAGAGCACCGAGGTGGGGAGGGTCAACGCTGGCGGCTCCGCCGAGCAGTTTGGCGACGAGCCTTTACTGATAGCCCGGGAAGCCGGCGTTCCGGTGTATGTGGGGGCGCAGCGCTGGCTGGCTGGCGAGCTGGCGGAAAAGGAAGCTGCCGACGAAATTGGCGTGCATCTTCTCGATGATGGCTTCCAGCACCGGCAACTGGTGCGGCTGGCGGATATTGTGCTGGTCAACTCCGAAGACCTGGAAGACCGGCTGCTGCCGGTCGGGAATCTACGCGAGGGTCTTGGTGCGCTCAGGCGGGCGCGTGTGCTGGCCGTCGCGCAAGGGGACGATGCGGCTGTCGACTCTTTGCAAAAGCTAGGCCTGGGACCGCTGATTGGGCAACAGGTGTGGCGATTTCGCAGGGAGATGATTGTGCCGGAGATTCCAGAGAGCCTGGCTGCGCAGCCGTTTGTCGCCTTTTGCGGGATCGCGCGGCCTGAGCAGTTCTTCTCCGGCCTGGTGCAGCAGGGATTTCAGATTGCCGAAAAGCGCGTCTTCCCTGATCACCACCCGTACATCGCGGACGATGTGGAGGCGCTGTACCAGATAGCGCGGGCGACAGGCTCGGGGGCGCTGGTTACGACCGCAAAGGATCTCGTTCGCCTGGCAAGCCTCGGGACGGCGCTCGACGAGGTGTTGCCGATCTATGCTGTGGATCTTCGGGTGGTCTTTGAGGACGAGGCTGGGGTTGCCGCATGGCTTCTGGGGGTTCTGGGGCGCTGA
- a CDS encoding glycosyltransferase family 9 protein: protein MRSHFQFRLLVVRLGAMGDILHALPAVTALRRAHPGWKIDWAVQPRWRPLLTAEPENAELDAPRNEARPVVDQVHLVPTKAWGRRPFQRQTLSEIRALRSQMQAAEYEAVLDLQGAIRSAVVARLSGCRRIIGEARPRETPAKWLFTERIETAGEHVIEQDVELASAVAGDLLTPVTSMLPVDDAAEEWCDRLDALNHAIEMGRPVLLIHPGAGWGAKRWPPERYGVVAAEFAMRGGLVLVNAGPGEEALAAAVIAGAQTAERVSVVACSLEQLVALTRRVSIVIGGDTGPVHLACALGKPVVGIYGPTDPRRNGPFGNRFRVLRNPESRNDHTRREQPEAGLLTILPNAVMAAAIDLMLEERRARQSAEEQLTSGSGDAPGYNSGTHPASEALSS, encoded by the coding sequence TTGCGGAGTCACTTTCAGTTTCGGTTGCTGGTGGTTCGGCTGGGGGCGATGGGCGACATTCTCCACGCTCTGCCGGCGGTCACGGCGCTGCGCAGGGCGCATCCGGGGTGGAAGATTGACTGGGCTGTCCAGCCGCGCTGGCGGCCTTTGCTAACGGCTGAGCCGGAAAATGCGGAATTGGATGCCCCACGGAACGAGGCCCGGCCTGTCGTAGACCAGGTTCATCTGGTTCCAACTAAAGCTTGGGGACGCAGGCCTTTTCAGCGCCAGACGCTGTCGGAGATTCGTGCGTTGCGTTCGCAGATGCAGGCGGCCGAGTACGAGGCTGTGCTGGATCTACAGGGAGCGATCCGGTCGGCGGTGGTTGCGCGGCTTTCGGGCTGCCGGCGGATTATTGGCGAGGCCCGGCCAAGGGAAACTCCGGCGAAATGGCTGTTTACCGAGCGGATCGAGACGGCGGGCGAGCATGTGATTGAGCAGGATGTCGAGCTTGCCAGCGCCGTTGCCGGTGACCTGTTGACGCCAGTCACGTCCATGCTGCCCGTTGACGACGCAGCTGAAGAGTGGTGCGACCGGCTGGACGCGCTTAACCACGCTATCGAGATGGGGCGGCCGGTGCTGCTGATTCACCCAGGGGCTGGCTGGGGCGCGAAGCGATGGCCTCCGGAGAGGTATGGCGTGGTTGCTGCGGAGTTTGCGATGCGCGGCGGGCTGGTGCTCGTAAATGCTGGACCGGGTGAGGAAGCTTTGGCGGCGGCGGTTATCGCTGGAGCGCAGACTGCGGAAAGAGTGTCGGTCGTCGCGTGCTCCCTGGAGCAACTGGTTGCGCTGACGCGGCGGGTTTCCATCGTGATTGGCGGGGATACGGGACCGGTGCATCTGGCCTGTGCGCTGGGCAAGCCGGTTGTGGGGATCTACGGGCCGACGGACCCGCGACGGAATGGTCCCTTTGGAAACCGGTTTCGCGTATTGCGAAACCCGGAAAGCCGGAACGACCATACGAGGCGGGAGCAGCCCGAGGCTGGTCTTCTTACCATCTTGCCGAATGCGGTCATGGCTGCGGCTATTGATTTGATGCTGGAGGAACGGAGAGCCCGGCAGAGTGCGGAAGAGCAGTTGACCTCTGGTTCCGGCGACGCCCCGGGCTACAACTCCGGCACGCATCCGGCGTCGGAGGCGCTTAGTTCATGA
- a CDS encoding methyltransferase family protein, translated as MTETAQNSFMAGWQKIARRIRVPLGFVAALLYLWQLAVHKPQPVFILWSLPLVLAGLWLRGYAAGYVKKNRELTMTGPYAHVRNPLYLGSILIAAGFAVALMSAAFAVALVAFFLLIYVPVIASEEAFLRDTFLEFEWYCARVPRLIPRITAARTPDGPRGQSGSFSFALYRKHREYNSAIGAALLYLSLLLGILLHSMHGK; from the coding sequence ATGACGGAAACCGCTCAGAACTCTTTTATGGCCGGGTGGCAGAAAATCGCCCGGCGTATTCGTGTGCCCCTCGGCTTTGTCGCGGCGTTGCTGTATCTGTGGCAACTGGCGGTGCACAAGCCACAACCGGTTTTTATCCTTTGGAGCCTGCCGCTGGTCCTGGCGGGATTGTGGTTGCGCGGATATGCTGCCGGGTACGTGAAGAAAAATAGGGAGTTAACGATGACTGGGCCCTATGCGCATGTGCGGAATCCGCTGTACCTCGGTTCGATTTTGATTGCTGCGGGATTCGCGGTTGCGTTGATGAGCGCGGCATTCGCAGTTGCACTTGTGGCGTTTTTTTTGCTGATTTACGTGCCGGTGATCGCCTCGGAGGAGGCGTTTCTTCGCGATACTTTTCTGGAATTTGAGTGGTATTGCGCCCGGGTGCCCCGGCTGATCCCGCGAATTACGGCGGCGCGGACACCAGATGGCCCGAGAGGCCAGAGCGGCAGTTTTTCTTTCGCGCTCTACCGCAAACATCGCGAGTACAATTCAGCCATAGGGGCCGCACTACTCTATTTGAGCCTGTTGCTGGGGATTTTGCTGCACTCGATGCATGGGAAGTAG
- a CDS encoding DUF3108 domain-containing protein: MKHYSFFSFSGVAVLAMAALLVATGICIPLWSQQSAPQQIPSLPAPRAGYTFPSKQTFTYAVDWRVFPAATAVLHLEEDGPREHLTANADTLGAINLLFHVSDKFQSTFDREKGCTTEFDKQTVEGRRQITSTLKLDYAEGKSILDEKNLTTGQTKRLEAGIPSCVTDLLTGVFYASSQTMTVGKSFDMPVSDPLKTVTVTMKVEGREELKLPAGTFKTVRVEPTAEAGVVKNRGQIWIWYTDDDRHLPVQMRARSFWGTITFRLASLENK; the protein is encoded by the coding sequence TTGAAGCACTATTCTTTTTTCTCTTTTTCAGGCGTCGCGGTACTGGCCATGGCCGCGTTGCTCGTTGCGACGGGCATTTGTATTCCACTCTGGAGCCAGCAAAGCGCTCCGCAGCAGATTCCGTCCCTTCCGGCGCCTCGGGCCGGCTACACCTTTCCCTCTAAGCAGACGTTTACCTACGCAGTCGACTGGCGAGTCTTTCCGGCGGCAACGGCTGTTCTGCACTTGGAGGAGGACGGACCGAGGGAGCATCTGACGGCAAATGCCGACACCCTCGGTGCGATCAATCTGCTGTTTCATGTCAGCGACAAATTCCAATCTACCTTCGACCGGGAAAAAGGCTGCACGACGGAGTTTGACAAGCAGACGGTGGAGGGACGGCGTCAGATCACGTCCACGCTCAAGCTGGACTACGCCGAGGGCAAGTCGATTCTCGATGAGAAAAACCTGACAACGGGACAGACGAAGCGGCTCGAGGCGGGAATTCCGTCCTGCGTAACGGACTTGCTGACGGGTGTCTTTTATGCGTCGTCGCAGACGATGACGGTCGGCAAGAGTTTCGATATGCCAGTGTCGGACCCGCTGAAGACGGTGACGGTGACGATGAAGGTTGAGGGCCGGGAAGAGCTCAAGTTGCCCGCTGGGACCTTCAAGACGGTTCGCGTGGAGCCGACAGCCGAGGCCGGAGTGGTGAAGAATCGCGGGCAGATCTGGATCTGGTACACGGACGACGACCGGCATTTGCCGGTTCAAATGCGGGCGCGGTCGTTCTGGGGAACGATCACTTTCCGGCTGGCGTCTCTGGAAAACAAGTAA